Within Brienomyrus brachyistius isolate T26 chromosome 20, BBRACH_0.4, whole genome shotgun sequence, the genomic segment cccagggtcagcagagtgattccattgtggggcccctgagtgaggcccttaacgaCCAGTTGCTCTTGGGACTGCCTCATCCTGCTGTCTCAAAAAATCtaaattgtcattttcaaaaaagggtcggtctaataaatgtaatgtaaaaagTGTTTGTGGTAAAGGGGGCACTGTTTAAAAAGAGGACAGAGGGGGCAGGGAATACCCATGATACAATGGAGGGAATTTATTTTCTAACTATCTTGGGAATGCCTGTGGACCCACAGAATGTGCTAGAATCCATGGCTTTGGAAAGACGGGTCTGGTCTGATCCGCTTCATGTATTATCACCATAACCATCACCAAGAAATCAGTCTGGAAACCAGTGCATGCATCTTAGACTGTCAGAGGAAGGGTGCAAACCTGCtacagttttgttccccaaggtacaagcaacattaatgtaccaccAATGGCACAAAAATGCTCCTCAGAGTCCAATTCTGTACCTTAGATTAAATTGTACGATTATGTACGGGTACAATtgacagacccttgagggtagaGCCCCAGTGACACGTAACTGTACCCTCAGAAGTAGTTTTGGTACTAAGTTGTACTTTGTCCTGACAGTGTATGGGGAAATATTTTGAAATGCTTGTATCAGAAAATCATCCTTTCTATCTATGTAATCTATCGCTAGCCACCAACTACAGTACATCTTTCTCAAGCTTAACACAAAGCTgatatttaaaacaaataataatttGGTTTGTTTTAGGTTGACTTTGTAGAAAGATGTTCTAACACTACGGAGACCTATCTCAGTTTATATGTATCTGGCCAGCCTgattaaaatattattattacataataTATTATTCATGTTGTGAAGAGTAGTCTGTCAAACCACCcatgtggtgtgtgtgcgtgacaaCTTCAGAATTTGTAAGATCTAACACAGATACCAACAAGAAACAAACTGAGAACGTAAATGCTTTATTATAAATGTATACCTATCATATAGAAATATTACATAGAGGACTGCaaataaagtaataagtcacaaATACAGCTTCAAAATCGACTGATTTTCattcagaaagaaaaatgaatataaaaatagacATACAGCAATGCAGCATTTTAAATGGAAGAGCTGAATATAGCGAAAGTACCAAATGAATCGAAGATCAGTTTACGTTCAGCTCAACCTTTCCCATAAGGCCATTTGATAACAACGCATAGATGTGCGACGGGATGAAGTTTGGGTTATAGAAACCGCGAAGAGTTCAGTTTTTTCATTGGACGTTTCTCAGAAATCATTGAAAAATCATTGGATCTACTGCATGACGTAGGCCAGACGGCGGCCTCTTATGTACATGTTTTGGCAATCTGATGAGTTTAAAGGATTCCTATAGTGGAAATTTCAGTTTGAAATATTCGCAAATACTCGTTTGTCTGGTGATTAGACTGTGTTGTCCACTTTTGTCAGAATGGAGACGTATGAAAGTGCAGGGATATTGGATTCGCAAATAATTTAAAAGACTGGTTCGCGGCTCGTAGACCTTTCTTTGGGACTGGCAGGTGTTTTACGGTCCATGCCGTATCCCGGAGGATGCAGGCGGCTGTACTCAGAACTACAGTCAACCGATCTGACGTTTTCTGAAGTATGTCTGCATAGATATAGGTTTTCAGGAAGACATGGCTCTCCTCGGTTTAGTTTCAGCTTGTAGCGGCTATCTAGTTAGACCTCTAAGTCTTATCTCAAGTGCGTGTTTAAGGTAAGTGGGAAGATGCGTTACGGGTCAAGAAATATTAAAAAGGCGTAGTCAGCACGATTGTGTATGCTGCATTAACGCTAAAGGCCATCGTCAAAGATGTTTAAGTGGTAATGTAAGCAGGAAGCGTTGATGTAAAGCAAATCAGTAGTATACAGTTAAGTGTAATATATGGCCACATTTCCTTGCGAGGTCGATATTTCTACTAGCAGGCCATCCCATTACAGTCTGCTTCGTAATATTATGATGCGTATTTCTGTCTCTCTCGGCATCTTGCAAGATGCATCGCCGTGGTTCCAGTAAAGGGGTTCGGCACTTCAGAGGGGCCTCCAAGAAAACCCATGAACGGGTACATGCTTTTCGCACAACAGCAACGTCCCGTCGTTGTCAGGCAGAACCCAGGTATAGAGTGATGCATTTTAATGTCACGGCTGATCaaagaatacaaaataaagtcgcataaataaatgaataaagtttCAATTACGTGTTTCGatgtaaaattattttaattgcccTTTTTTTACAGGATTTAAGATCCTCGAGGTAACACAGAAAATTGCAATGCAATGGAGAGAACTTACACCTGAACAGAAAAAggtaagatgtttccatttGTTTGCGTTGTTGGATAAACTCGCGAAATATGCGTATTTTGTGCACGCCATTGTTGACACTGGAGTTATCCATTCCTATGGCAAAACTAAGCTCACACCTGTATGTGAACACTACACAGAATGAGAGCAGGtggaagaaatcagaatgactcTGGTCACTTGGCAGATCCTATTGCCACTAAATAGCTTTGCTATGCATTTGGTTGCCATAACTTGAAGAatacattacatttctttaaaAGCCATTTGAGGAGGCATCAGCTGCGGCCAGGAAGCAGTATAATGCTGAGATGGAGCGGTACAAGGCCCAGctcagtccatctcaggctgCCGCTCTCAAGGAAGAAAAGAGGCAGAAATTGGCCAAAAAAGAGGCTATCAGGAAAAAGAGGGTGAGTGAATTGAGCGTGTATTCTGTGGAATACTACCCTTTGCTGCTCTTTGTCAAAAATGCTCAGATAAGAGATGAGTTTCAAAACACCTGGTTACTGCTTCATAATGTCTGTAATAGGTACCTAACCTTCATTGCGTTTTTAAAACATCAATCAGGTTAAATGGGTAAAATTGTGAGGTGCTAAGGATGAATATGTCAGCTTAGACAAATGCATAGTATCGTTATCCACAGTCCTCATGGGTGACATTTGTTGGAGGCGTTTTGTACCCGTTTCATTTGCTGCATAACATTTCCAGGAGCTGACGGATCTGGGAAAGCCCAAACGGCCAAGGACTGCTGTCAACATCTTTATGACGGAGCATTTTGAGGAGGCCGAAGGGGAAACGATGGTGGTGAGACGTCgtctttttgtttgtgtttgtcaTTCTCTATGAGTGACATTTGTGTCGCACTCTTCACATTTAGTTTCGTTTCATTCTTTATTAGGAGAAATCAAAAGCTTTGCTGGACATCTGGAAAAGTCTGAATGCCACACAGAAACAGGTGGATCTCGGCAATCTAACATGAATAATTTGACCAAATTCAGGCAAAGCTTGATATCGGTGATTGACATTGTCTCAATCTACATCTATGCCTTTGTGTTAATAAGGTCTACCAGCGACTAGCAGAGGATGATAAGATCCGCTACAAAGATGAGATGAACTCCTGGGAAGAGCATATGCAGGAGCTTGGGAGAGAGGACCTCATTCGACGAAAAGCTGCAGGAGTGAAACGACAAAAAGAGGGTGGGAAGGGGAATCCAGAGTCAACTCCGCTAAAACCAAGGTGACTGTGAAGCCAGGTGACAGTAAGGAATGGACTGAAATGTGACGAAATCCGTATGATTGAAGGTGAAAATCACTAGGTGCTAAAATGCTAAAGGATTTTTTACAGTCTCTTTTGTAGCCAGTTGTATAATTGTTCTGTTTCAAGTCCTTAGCCATTATAAATGCCAGGGACCTAACAGTAATTGCATATTAGAGGTTAGGAATTATCCACACACCCCAGAAAGGCCAACTTAAATTTGAATCTACACTTCATAGTGTATTTTCTAATTGTCACTAAACAAACTGTACTGTGAAAATGTCTCACAGGCAATATAAAAGTAACAATCATCTGTCCCTGAGTTGTTACAAAAGCCATTTGACATTTATTTTGTACTAATACTGTTTTCATTAAAGATTTTGATTTTACATTATTCAACTTGTACTTTGTTTCATTTTTGCAGTTCCATGGGTGGTAAATGGTATACATGAAATAATTATATCAATCAATTGATAAACATTTTCAGAAGAGCGTCAGAATCTAGGGGATGATGTAGTGTATTTGTAATCTTTCTCAAACAGAATAAATGTCATGACTGTAATGTAACTGGGTGGCATTTTCACAGGCAATATTGACATCTCTCCATCACAATGTTTTTCCATAAAAGACATTTGTTCAGTTTTCAATACTGTCACAAATCATACTGTTTTAGTGCAAGGATGAATTTTTTCTGTGAATCAGCAGTATGGTTCCAATAACAGCTGACACTTTTATATTCTCCTCAGTAAATCAGAAATTAGAAGTGTAAGTCATTTTAGATATGAAATAATCTTACTCTAAATAATGCCTGAACCAAATTTATCCTTAAAATATTTAGAAATGCTTatactacattttatattaaggCAGCGTACATGCATTTCGAAACAGATACTATTTTATTGTTGAAATATAAAGATTTATTTAAGTCGTTAAAAACGTTATTGGTTTTATGGTGGAAAAAGTCTTCAAGAAAGTCTTTTCACGGATGTGGTGAACCACTGCAAAGCGTGCGAGATGTTGACAGGCCTTTTTACCTTCCCACAATGCAATTCGTCGAGAACGCGCGGCCTGGCGGTCCCATAAGAGCGCGGGGGGGAACCGCGGCTGCAGCTGCCCTTTGATTGGCCGCGAAACAGCAGGTCCATTTTCAAATCGAAGGCTTTTACAATTTTTATGTAGACCTTATTTACAGCATTTTGTACATTATATCGGGCAGTCGCTGAAAATGTTGAAAAGCCGCGCATATAATGAATTGCGCTGAAGTGCACGGCCCCTTAGACCGCGCCCACAGAGCTACGTCACTCTGAACGTGGAGACGCGGCGCGGTTCCTCGGCTCCCTAAGCGGGACAAGACAACGTTTTGAGcgccttttttgttttttttttacctccatGTCTTGTCAAAAACGGTCGTTGGGGGTACAAGTCAACATTTTACCCAGATAAATAACTTTCCCGATTCAGTACATTGCTTTCTTTGTAATCTAGTGGTTGAATAGACGTTTGTTTTGAAGAACCAGAAaatggtctccttcagcttgatGTCAGTAGGGGCCAGCCTCCTGAGCAAGCCGCTGGGTTTCCTCACAGGCGTCTCCGTTTTCAGGTAAGATCCAGCAGACGGTAGCTTAGCTTGCTCTAGGGCTAGGTTGTCAGACCGCGTGGGCGTCTGTTGTATAGAAAAGATGCAATTTCCGAACTGGGGACACGCTCAAATCGTATGTGACACAAGCTGAACTCTGGTGTCATTGAACGCCGTCTTTGTTGGCTCTCCTGAAACAAATATTAAGATCAGGTCTGTTGACATTCAAGAAATGACAATGAGTACAATGCATTGTAATGATATTCAAATGACACTGCGTAGCACACACTGTAATGATTGCATTATTACGTGTTTTCGCTGTTCCCCCCGCCCGCCGGTATTATTAGGATCTCCGCCGCGGTACCTGCGATTAAAAGTTTCAGCAGCACATCGGACGGTCCGCCGAAGAGGCCCAAGACCAGCTACCTGCATTTCACGCAGCAGCAGTGGCCGGTCGTCTCCCGGCAGTATCCAGGTGAAGATGGCTGCTGCAGAGCAGGCCAGACTGGTCTTTAATGCGGAGGATGACGCATGATCTAGTTTTGCTCCAGGGACTTTCTATGCCAATAACAATGTAAAGATCACACCGCGGTAAAGATAGTTTGCATTTACATTGAGTGATGACACGTGAGCAAATGCATTTGGGAACCGTTTCGCAAATCACGTTTCGTCAAAAACAACACATTGTGATTTATGAGGGTATTTTCATTGTTAGTGAGGTTTATGTGTAAAAAAACAGTGTTTTTTCCCCCACCACCTGACCCTACACACTCTGACCTATGACTGACCACATTTGGTTTGGATTCACAAATCAGCCTGGTCAAAATTAGCCTAGTTTGATCCTTCTTGGTCACTTTTTAGGTAATATGCTATTAAATCTCCTTCAATTCCAATTATCCATAGAGCTCAATGAAGTGAAATGTGCAAAAATAAACAGATGTACTAAAACATGTTTGTAACTTTTTTCTACAAATCAGTTTTTTGTCCACTAAATGCTTTTTAATATGACTGactgtgagttttggaaataggCTATTAACCTCTTCTGCCTCACATGTATCAGTCACTGGCAGACGAACTGGGGACTTCATAAATCAGACTGGTCAGTATGAGCCTGGTTGAACCTGCTTATATGATGAAGTTTTAATATTATTTCCGTTTGAAAatgagggcggcatggtggtgcagtggttagcactgttgcctcacacctctggaacccaggttcgagtccccgcctggatcacatgtgtgcggagtttgcatgttctctgcatgtcgtcgtgggatttcctccgggtactccggtttccccccacagtccaaagacatgctgaggctaattggagttactaaattgcccgtaggtgtgcatgtgtgagtacatgctgtgtgagtgtgccctgcgatgggctggccccccatcctgggttgttccctgcctcgtgtacCCAttccttccgggataggctctggaccccccacgacccagtaggataagcggtttggaaaattaaAAAGCAAAGTATAATATCACCAGATTTCAGGGTGGGGGTGTCGTCATCCGAATTTGCAAATCATGAGTGGCATAATGCAACTCTTTTCCAGTGTACCTCACTGCATAGTCGAGGTAAATCAAGTGGAACCATGAATCACTAACTGCAAACTATCTTTGCTGCGGTAAAATTCCCATGCAATTATTGCCAATCCATAATAGGAATTAAATCTATGTCTCTTCAGATGTGAAAATTGTTGATTTAAGTCGAAAGATCGCACAGCAATGGAGGGAGTTGACACCCGAGCAGAAAAAGGTAAGGCATTTCAATGTGGCAAATTAAGACgattgagtgtgtgtgccctgtgatggactggtatcaaGGATATGACTTTGGGTTGAGCATTTGGGTTGAGCATGGTTTCCACCCATTTAAGGTGGTTGCATTGtatggttttgattattgggggaGTTACCATGCTCCCATCTCCCTATAATTTATGTCCGTGActggtgtcctgtctggagtgggcTCCGAACTaatgccctgtgccacctggtaTAGGTTCCAGGCCCATCCTCCTGCGACCCTGACCAGAGTGAGCCTTTAGAAAAACATGGATGCATTTTTCATCCATAAATATTCTTTccataattacattttttttacccTTAGCCTGAATGTGATCatacaaaaaaagttaaaattcaCGAAACAGCAGGTGAAGTATTACCTGCGTAGTATTAAGGATTTGATCCTCTTGCCCTGAGACTATACATAACATTTGTCTCGGTCCATGTCATTCCTGTAGCCCTTCGAGGAGGCGTCAGCTGTCGCCAGGAAGCAGTATAATGCTGAGATGGAGAGGTACAAGGCCCAGCTCAGTCCATCTCAGGCCGCTGCGCTAAAGGAAGCCTGGAgagtgaaaatggcaaagaggaAAGCTGTCCGCAAGAGGAAGGTGGGGAAAAACTGGCACCTGTGTGGAATTTCGGGTGCAGATAAAGTAGGGAAGTGGTTAGTGCtctctgcgtgtgtgtttgtaatcAAAAAGGTTCATCCGCTGGGAAGCGtgcctgctagcctgaacatATTTCCCTGAACATTGCAGCTGTGTTGGTTTgcattccatttttttttaaatgtacttgGTTGCTTTGAAATTTTCAGGAGTTAAAAAGCCTGGGTAAGCCCAAAAGGCCCAAGACCGGCCTCTTCATCTTCATAGCGGCAAAATACGCAGAAACCAAGGGAGCCACAATGCTGGTGAGATTAACCTCACATTACATACATTCATTACATACATTAGGGTAAGTATTGTTAAAATGGGACGCTTTCTGGAAAAATTACCTCATTGTCTTCAATTTCCATTCTAAATACATTAATACCCCTTGAACACTGTTTAGCAAAGTATTACTAAACACACATATTAACTGTGAAGTTTAACTGTCCCATTTTCACAATAATCACCCTTCTATATTACAACCATGTTATAACCATGTGTAATCTTCATAGAATGTACTgtggtaaataaaaaaaaaaaaaaacttcttttcTTAGACTAAGACAAAGACATTAATGGAGGAATGGAAGAAGCTGAATACCACACAGAAAGAGGTGGGTCTTGAacagagtttgtgtgtgtgtgtgtgtgtgtgtgtgtgtttatatgtgtgtgtggcttATTTCACAAAGTCACAGATTTGTTTGGGAACATGTCATCCTTGTACGTCCTTCCAAAGGTATACTTGCAGCAAGCTGAGGATGAGAAAATTCGCTACAAAAACGAAATGAAGGCGTGGGAGGAGCACATGCGAGAGATCGGAAGGGAGGACCTGATCCGGGGGTCCGTCAGCCGCGCGAAGAAGACGGCGTCCGCCAAGAGGCCGAAGAAGAAATCCAGAGTGAAAACTGTCAGGACTACGGGGACTGTAAGAACAGCAGGTGCTAagactgcagccacctccatcgCCAGCAAGACGGCGAGGAAAGGTAAAGCTGAAGAGTGACGTCACAGGGGGACATTTTCGGTCCAGAAAGAAAGGTTCCACCCTGAATAAAACCACTCTGCAACGATGTGCTCCTGAGTGTTAGCATGCCTGGCTACATGGCATCTTCACTTTATCTCAACCCATTTGAACCAGTGTCATAACGGATCAGTACACCTGATGCAGATTTGTAAATAATGGCAAatgaagacttttttttttcttgtacttCCAGTTGTCAAAAATGCTACAACACAGTATTGTGTAAAATGCGTTCTCTATTGACATAAccagtataaaaaaaaaaaaaaaaaactaatttagtAGGTAAATACATTTAGTATGTGTTTGCGGTTAAAACGTCACATTTTTCACGTCTTTCAACGATTTAATAAATAACTATTTTCTACTGAATGCTTTTCACACAAATATTCCCAAacacaatacattttttgcTACTTTTTGTAAATGGCTAGTTGTGTAGG encodes:
- the LOC125715696 gene encoding LOW QUALITY PROTEIN: transcription factor A, mitochondrial-like (The sequence of the model RefSeq protein was modified relative to this genomic sequence to represent the inferred CDS: inserted 1 base in 1 codon) produces the protein MALLGLVSACSGYLVRPLSLISSACLRCIAVVPVKGFGTSEGPPRKPMNGYMLFAQQQRPVVVRQNPGFKILEVTQKIAMQWRELTPEQKKPFEEASAAARKQYNAEMERYKAQLSPSQAAALKEEKRQKLAKKEAIRKKRELTDLGKPKRPRTAVNIFMTEHFEEAEGETMVEKSKALLDIWKSLNATQKQVYQRLAEDDKIRYKDEMNSWEEHMQELGREDLIRRKAAGVKRXKRGWEGESRVNSAKTKVTVKPGDSKEWTEM
- the LOC125715695 gene encoding transcription factor A, mitochondrial-like, producing MVSFSLMSVGASLLSKPLGFLTGVSVFRISAAVPAIKSFSSTSDGPPKRPKTSYLHFTQQQWPVVSRQYPDVKIVDLSRKIAQQWRELTPEQKKPFEEASAVARKQYNAEMERYKAQLSPSQAAALKEAWRVKMAKRKAVRKRKELKSLGKPKRPKTGLFIFIAAKYAETKGATMLTKTKTLMEEWKKLNTTQKEVYLQQAEDEKIRYKNEMKAWEEHMREIGREDLIRGSVSRAKKTASAKRPKKKSRVKTVRTTGTVRTAGAKTAATSIASKTARKGKAEE